CCTTTTCGTTCATTGCCAGCACGTTTTATATCATCAATGACCTAAAAGATGCTCCACGAGACCGTTTACACCCCAAAAAGCAACATCGTCCACTCGCCTCTGGCACGGTCTCGAAGGCTCAGGCATGGTGGCTTGCTATATTTACAGGAATTCTTGGGCTACTCCTCACCGTACAACTTCCCCTCAATGCCCAAGCACTGATGATGGGTTATGTCTTGCTCCAGATTGCCTATAACCTGCGGCTAAAGCAAGAACCCATCTTAGACCTGATCACACTCTCCGCCGGCTTTGTCATCCGGGCATTGGTAGGTGCAGTGGCCATTGGTGTTCCCGTTTCCAAATGGTTTATTCTTTGCCTGGGCTTATTGGCCTTTTTTTTGGGGATCGAAAAGCGGAAAGCCGAGCGCATGTCACTTGGTGCAGAAGGTACAACCCGTGTGGTACTGGCCCATTATCCCATCGAATGGCTACACCGGATGGAGGCCATCATCTCGGCAGCCGCCCTCATGGCCTATGCCCTCTGGACCATCGAGTCCAGCACGATGCCGTATATGCTGACAACCATTCCTTTTGTATTGTATAGCCTTTTCCGCTATCAATACCTCACAGAACAAGGATTCGGAGAAACCCCAGAGATCACACTTTTTGCGGACCGTGGTATGCGGTATGCGTTTATCGCTTGGCTTTTATTGGTGCTTGTATTTATTGCGATCGAGAAAAAGGCTTGGCCATTTGGGTAAATACCAAAGCTATAAATCTTTAGGCCACTGCGGAATAGATTCTGGCGCCCACTGATGTACCTGTTTTTGCACCACTTCCAAAATCCCATCCTTAACAAAAGCACCAGAGGCATTCCGGTGTCCGCCACCGCCAAATCGGCTGGCCCATTTATTAACCGCCCATTCCCCTTTAGAGCGAAAACTCATTTTGATGCCTTTCTCAATTTCCAAAAACATGACGCCTACCTTTACTGAACCAATAGACAATATCATATTTACAAATCCCTCGGTTTCGCTGGTATGGCATCCCGTTTTCCGGATCATTTCCTGCGTGACGGTCATAAAACCCACCTGATCATCATATGCCAAAGTTAAGGTTTCCAACGACATACCCAAAAGTCTTAGTGCAGCGGCAGCCTTGTTGTCAAATACTTTAAGGTGAATATCCGAAGGGTATAATTCCCCACGTTCTATGAGGTCGGCGGTAATGCGGTGCGTTTCTGCCACCACCGAATCGAAGCGGAAAGAGCCTGTATCGGTCATAATGGCCGTATAAAGAGCGGTGGCCATATGATGATTGATCTGTTCAGGTCGGTGACCTTTAATTAACTGATAGATCAACTCGCCCGTTGAAGTTGCGCGGACATTCACCGCCTTGTGGTCAAACCAGTTTTCAGGATCCAAATGATGGTCTATCAGCACTTTAGTGGCATTGCTTTCTTTAATCGGGCGTGCCAGTGCCCCTACCCGATCGAGGGTATTGACATCCACCACAAAGACCACATCGGCAAAAGCAATCTTGGAACGTTGTTCAATGCCGCCATCAAAGGTTTGTACCTGAAGTTGTTCAGCAAGCCAGTAGAGATTCGGTGGGGGCGGATCGCTCAAAATTACATCGGCTTGTTTACCCAGGCTATTCAAATAGGCCCCCAATGCCGCTGCCGATCCTATCGCGTCGCCATCAGGCCGAACATGCGAGGTTACCACAAATCGCTTTTTCTTTTCGATGAGTTTTTGTATTTCTTTAAACATGAGCCCGTTTTTTTTGGAAAACACTGCTTCTATACAGAAGATTTATTAAATTTACTTCATTTTATTTTCAAACATTGTCAATACTTGATAGGAGAGTTCTTTGAGCGAGACATTCTGTAGGTTACAAACCATAGCAATCACCAATTGTTTCTCTGGCCGCATGACGAGAATCGCACTCCCCCCTACTGGAGAACCCGAATGTCCCACAAATCGCTTACCCTCTTTTACTTCCGCCCCCCAACCAAAGCCGTAGCCGGTCTCTTGGCCATTGTCGGTTTTCCCAGAAGTGAAAAAAAGTTCGAGGGTTTTGCGTTTTAAAAGCTTACCCGCCAACAACCCACCGCCAAAACGCACCACATCTTCGGCAGTGGAAAGGAACCCCCCACCAGCCCATTTATTGCTATTGTCCACCCAAGGCGCCTCGCGAACCTTGCCTTTCTGAATTGAATAGAACTTGGCTGTTCCCATTCTAAATCGTGCCCGGTCCTCCGGATAGGTGTTGTACATCATAAGTGGATCAAAAACCCGCTGACGGATAAACGATCGGTAATCTTGACCACTAACCCCTTCGACAACCGCCCCCAGCAAGGTGTAGCTATAGGTAGAATACAGGTATTTACTACCCGGTTTGGCCATCAGGCTATCATTTTTGAATATCTCCAGAGCGTCGGTCACATTCCGAAAATAGCGTTTGCTGTAATACTCCGCGTCTCGATAGGTGCGGATACCACCCAAATGTTGGCCCGCCTGCAATACAGAAACAGGATATTTTTTTTCCGGAAACGAAGGAACATATTTTTGAATGGGCGCCCCCAAATCTACGTCGCCTTCATCGTACAAGACCCCAATTGCCGTTGTGGTGATGGGCTTAGAAATACTGGCAATGCGCATCAATGTATTAGGTCGCATCGGTTCTTTCGTGGCTACATCTGAAAATCCAAAACCTCGCGTCCATACCACTTGGTTTTTAATAGCAACAGCGACCGTAAGACCTGGTACTTTTTTTTGCTGCATAAAAGTCTCAATGACCTTCGCCGCACGCATGGATAAGTCTGCATCAAAGGTAAAGCCAACAGGCTGGGCGATAAGAAAAGCGGGCCATAACATCATGATGGCCACTCGAAGGAGGAAACGGGACATAGCACGTTATTGACTGAAAACTGGTTGATTGGGCAAGCTTAAGATACATGTTAAGGGCATGTACTAAGCCCAAACGTTTAAAAAGATTGGACAAAAATTGATGAGACAGCTCCCCACTTGAGAAAATTATTGGCAACTGATCCTATTCCATTTGTTTTTTCGATATTTACATTGAACACCCTCTCTAATACACATTTCACTTTATAACATATCAAAAGTCATGAAAACAAAATTAACATCTTATGTATCTTTCCATTCTATGTGGATATTCATTCTATTTAGCCTTTCTGCTTGTGACGCGGCTCAGAACGCAGCCTATTGGAACCAAGTCCGTGAAAACCAGCGCAACCAAGAATGGGCAGCACCTTTGGTTGGCTCGTATTCGGGAGTGATTTATTCTGAATCAGAACTTCCTACCCCATTACGCCAAAATCACAGCTTTTCCGCCCAAGTCTATCGTGTATCTAATCAAGAGATACGGGTAGTTATCCCAGATTTTGTCCATGCTGGTCGTACTTATCGGGCCGATTTTCAAGCAAGATTAGGTCTCACCGCGTTGTTTAGTACCGACGAAACAGTTGGAGGAATGAGAATCCATGGAAGTGGTATGATTCATACGCCGGAAGGTGCTACCACCAAACGCCTTACACTCCGATTAGAGTTTGCTGATGCAACCAGATCTGTGGTACTGAATATGAATCCTGTCGCATATTAGGCCATTCCAGAAACAAATTTCTACAGAAAAAACACGTACTCTCACCCAGTACCGAAGGCTGTTCCAGTGTAATGGGATGGCCTTTTTAGTGTAGGGTGAATCTCCGCGAGAAGCCCAATGAAGTATTCGCTATAAATTCCCCAAACGTTTAATATCCCGTCAATTTTAAATAAAATCCCTGTACGAATTTTGCCATAAGCAACATCCTTTCAAATATTTCTCCACTCAAACACCAATTTTTCGACCAGCTAATAACAAGTTATTTCAGCCCCATTCGTGAACTTAATCGTGCATAAAATTGGCAAACATATCCACCAATACCCCCAAATATGCCATGCCAATTCCAAAAATAAATAGCCGAAGGGTTGTACGGTAATACGACTCGCTCGACGATCTTGGGTATGACATATTTAGAATCCGATACAATACCATAATGAGGCTTACTGTACCGATCAGCACAGAGGTTCCAACAAAGTAGGCAAGTAGGTCATCCAATGGGCTTTCTGTTTTAACCCAAGAAGAAGCAAAATTAAGCACAAAACCCAGAATAATTCCGGTTGCTGTCACCATTGGTTGCCTGAAAGTTTGCAGTTTATCTTCCATCGTATTTACGTCTTATTGAAGGTTAATAATTTTGTTGGCTTCCCGAATTCCACTTATATATGCCCCGTGTACTGTCGAGAAATAGTCTGCTTCGGTGTGTTCACCCGCAAAAAATAATTTATTTTCGACCTCTTCGGCTAAATCATCAAAATGGCTCATTTGGGTCTCAACCGCTGTAAAAGAATAGGCACCATAAGTATTTTGGTTATTGCCCCATTTTGTGCGTAGAAAATGGGTGGGTTCTGGAGTTGAAGTGCCATATATGTCTTTTAAATGCGACATTATTTCGGCTACGATTGCATCATCTGTCATGGTTTCGGTTTTTCGGGCATAGTCTGCATAAGCAAATGTCATAAGTGCATTAACGGTTGGATGGAATTTTTTGACATT
The genomic region above belongs to Bacteroidetes Order II. bacterium and contains:
- a CDS encoding decaprenyl-phosphate phosphoribosyltransferase yields the protein MNMKFSPFIQLLRPYHWIKNFVVWSAPVFALHLTLGALWQGSLAFAAFSFIASTFYIINDLKDAPRDRLHPKKQHRPLASGTVSKAQAWWLAIFTGILGLLLTVQLPLNAQALMMGYVLLQIAYNLRLKQEPILDLITLSAGFVIRALVGAVAIGVPVSKWFILCLGLLAFFLGIEKRKAERMSLGAEGTTRVVLAHYPIEWLHRMEAIISAAALMAYALWTIESSTMPYMLTTIPFVLYSLFRYQYLTEQGFGETPEITLFADRGMRYAFIAWLLLVLVFIAIEKKAWPFG
- a CDS encoding beta-lactamase family protein; amino-acid sequence: MSRFLLRVAIMMLWPAFLIAQPVGFTFDADLSMRAAKVIETFMQQKKVPGLTVAVAIKNQVVWTRGFGFSDVATKEPMRPNTLMRIASISKPITTTAIGVLYDEGDVDLGAPIQKYVPSFPEKKYPVSVLQAGQHLGGIRTYRDAEYYSKRYFRNVTDALEIFKNDSLMAKPGSKYLYSTYSYTLLGAVVEGVSGQDYRSFIRQRVFDPLMMYNTYPEDRARFRMGTAKFYSIQKGKVREAPWVDNSNKWAGGGFLSTAEDVVRFGGGLLAGKLLKRKTLELFFTSGKTDNGQETGYGFGWGAEVKEGKRFVGHSGSPVGGSAILVMRPEKQLVIAMVCNLQNVSLKELSYQVLTMFENKMK
- a CDS encoding bifunctional oligoribonuclease/PAP phosphatase NrnA, with protein sequence MFKEIQKLIEKKKRFVVTSHVRPDGDAIGSAAALGAYLNSLGKQADVILSDPPPPNLYWLAEQLQVQTFDGGIEQRSKIAFADVVFVVDVNTLDRVGALARPIKESNATKVLIDHHLDPENWFDHKAVNVRATSTGELIYQLIKGHRPEQINHHMATALYTAIMTDTGSFRFDSVVAETHRITADLIERGELYPSDIHLKVFDNKAAAALRLLGMSLETLTLAYDDQVGFMTVTQEMIRKTGCHTSETEGFVNMILSIGSVKVGVMFLEIEKGIKMSFRSKGEWAVNKWASRFGGGGHRNASGAFVKDGILEVVQKQVHQWAPESIPQWPKDL